One window from the genome of Leptospira johnsonii encodes:
- a CDS encoding holo-ACP synthase yields MKLGSQTLPNFESVTSPYASVGVDLTFIPEFKESLQDKATFFFRITFTDWERKQGQTKPENQKASFFAGRYAAKEALIKALDGYRLFQKPDLTVNYSEIEIRNDDYGRPYFRFYGNFETYLNNLKPNSIRLSISHTGDYAFSEVLLIF; encoded by the coding sequence ATGAAATTAGGATCACAAACTCTTCCAAATTTTGAATCGGTAACCAGTCCGTACGCTTCCGTAGGAGTGGATCTAACTTTCATTCCGGAGTTCAAAGAAAGTTTACAGGATAAGGCTACCTTCTTCTTTAGAATCACTTTTACGGATTGGGAAAGGAAGCAGGGACAGACAAAACCTGAAAATCAAAAAGCCAGCTTTTTTGCAGGAAGATACGCAGCAAAAGAGGCATTGATCAAGGCCTTGGACGGATATCGCCTATTTCAAAAGCCTGACTTAACTGTAAACTATTCCGAGATTGAGATACGCAACGACGATTATGGTCGTCCCTATTTTCGTTTTTACGGAAACTTTGAAACTTATCTGAACAACTTAAAACCGAATTCTATTCGGTTAAGTATTAGCCATACGGGGGATTATGCATTTTCCGAAGTCCTCCTGATCTTTTAG